GAGGATCCGCAGGGCAGCCGAGATGTATATCCTTAAAGCTAGAAATAACATTAAATATAAAGATATACCCCCTTGTTATTTCGATGTTATTGGTATTGATTTAACTCAAGGGGTTCCGCAGATCGAATGCCTGATCGATGCCTTTGAGTGATGATAGGAAAGAGATGGGCGAGATGAACGAAAAAAGACATATGACCGCGATCAGCGCCTTCTTCGATCGTGCCGACTACATGGGGGGCAAGGTGTGCGCCCTGGTCAAGTCCTCCGGTCGTTACAAGGGCGTGTCGTGGAGCGAGATGAAATCCAGGGTCCTGGCCGTGGCGGCCGGGCTCTCCGGCCTTGGCATAGAGAAGGGCGATCGCGTCGCCATAATGGTCACGACCAGGATCGAGTGGACGATAGCTGATCTGGCCATCATGGCCCTGGGCGCCATATCCGTACCTGTCTACTGCGCGCTCCCTCCGGACCGCATCGCGCATATCCTCGCCGATTCCCGTCCAAAGGCCGCGATCGTCGAGGATGACGCGGTAGTGGAGCTCTTTGAGAAGGCCAGGGCGGTGGGAAAAATCGCTGAGGAGATGCTCATCATCGGTTTGCGTGATGGAACGGGCTCTCATTCGATCGAGGCGCTCGAAAAGGCGGCGGGCGGCGCGTCGATGGATGCTGCCGAGTTCGAGCAAAGGGGGCTGGGCCCTGACGATCCCGCCACGTATGTCTACACCAGCGGGACCACAGGCCGGCTCAAGGGTGTCGTGATAACCCACGGAATGATCATGGCCGAGGTGACCTCGGCTGGGCTCGCGTTCAGGTTCACCCCGAGGCACGTCGGCCTCCTGGCCTTGCCGCTCGCGCACGTGCTCGGCCGCATGATCCAATTCTATCACATGGTGCACGGGCCCGTCCTCGCCTACGCGGAGAGCCTGGAGATGCTCGCGCAGAACTATCTCGAGGCGAGGCCCCACTTCGTCTGCGGCGTGCCCAGGATGTTGGAGAAGATCCAGGAACGGGTGATGGAGCACCTCGACAGGTCGGGCCCTCTTGCGCGCCGTGCTGCCGCATGGGCGCTGAAGGTCGGCGGCGATTTCATCGATATCAAGAAGCAATCCAGGGTGATTTCCGCGTCGCTTCGGATCAAATATGCACTGGCCGACACGCTCGTCTTCCGAAGACTCAGGGCGCGTCTGGGCGGAAGGCTCTTCTGCTTTGTCTCCGGTGGAGCCAAACTCTCGGAGGAGACGACCCGTTTTTTCCATGCCGCGGGCATAAAGGTCCTCGAAGGCTACGGTCTCACGGAGACCTTCGCGGCGGTCACGGTCAACGTCCAGGACGACTACAAGTTCGGCACAGTCGGCAAGCCGCTGGCGGATGTGTCGCTCAAACTGGCGCAGGACGGTGAGATCCTGCTCAAGGGCCCCATGGTCTTCAGGGAGTATCTCAACCTGCCGGCGGAGACCCTTGCCGCCTTTGATTCTGAGGGATACTTCAGGACCGGCGACCTCGGGGAATATTCGAGGGACGGTTTTTTGCGACTCACCGGCCGCAAGAAGGAGATGATCGTTACTGCGGGCGGCAAGAATGTGGCTCCGCAGATGATAGAGGAGGTCCTCGCATCATCGCCGCTGGTGAAGAACGCGATGGTCGTGGGCGACGGCCGCAAGTTCATCGTCGCCCTCATCGCTATAAATGAAGAAGAGGTAGGAAAGAGGCTGGGCAGGGCGCCGGGGGAGAGACAGGGCCTGGCCTGGGACCCCATGACCAGGGCTCTGATCGATGAACACATCAAGGGCTGCAACCGGAAGCTCGCGCGATACGAGACGATCAAGCGCTTTGCGATAACGGATCAGGTGTTCAGCGTATCCGGAGGCGAACTCACCCCGACTCTCAAGGTGCGCAGGGACTTCGTAGCGGACAAATATCGCGACGCGCTGGAGGAGCTATACCGCGATTAGATCGGTGTTGCAGAACTCCGGACTTTAGGGCATAGATATCCCCAATCATTATCGATCACAAAAGGAGGGGGAAAATGAACTCTGCAGGACAGACGCCGCAGGCGCCGCAAACGCCGCCGCAAGGCCAGGGCACCGGTCTCGCCCCGAACATCGCGAGCCTTTTGTGCTACATCTGCTCGCCGATCACCGGGATAATATTCCTTCTCATCGAGAAGGAGAACAACGACGTCAAATTTCACGCATGGCAGTCGCTCGTATTCGGTCTGGTTTATATCGCACTCATCATAGCGCTCGAGATCCTGGCTGCGATACTGGGCATGATAGCCAGCGTGCTTGGGATCATCGTGGGTTTCTTCATCCCGATAGTGATGCTCGCCGCCTTCATCGTCTGGATCGTCTGCCTCGTCAAATCGTATCAGGGCGAGCGCTGGAGGATCCCTGTGCTCGGCGATTTTGCCGCGAAAAAGGCCGGCGTATAGCAGGGGAGAGAGGCGTGCATCTGACAGCGCGCTCAAACTGGGGCTGGGGCGTCATAGTCGGCGTCCCGGCCCTTTTCGTTGTGGCTTATCTCTGGCCCATGATCCCTGCGTTCCTCCGTCCGGGGCTATGCGCGGTGAAAAGGTTTTCAGGTTTCCCCTGCCCGGGCTGCGGGCTCAGGTCTTCTCTTTCGCTGCTGGCGCACGGAGAACTGCGTGGGAGCATAGACGCGCATCCCCTGGGGGTGCTCATAGCGCTCTGGCTCCTGTATGTGGCTGCGAGGGCGATTTTGAGTCTCGTCATGGGCAGGCCGCTGCCGGCGCTATTGAGCCAGGGGCAGCGCGACCTGTTGCTTTATGTTTTCGTTGCGGCCCTTGTCTTGCAGTGGTTGGCCGGGCTTGCCATTTCCTGGATTGGAACGTAGATTCATCTCACGTCTTTAAGAGGGATCCGGATGAAGATCGCGATCGCGCAGATAAACACCACCGTCGGCGACTTTGCGGGCAATTCCGCGAAGATAATCACCGGGATCAGACAGGGGGAGCGCGCTGGCGTCGACGTGGTCCTCTTCCCGGAGCTGGCGATCTCGGGCTACCCGCCCCGCGACATGCTTGAAAAACCCTCGTTCATAGAAGGAAACCTCAGGGCGATCGAGGCTGTGGCGAAAGAGACGCGGGGCACGGCCGCGCTGGTGGGATTTGCCTCCCGCAACGAGTCCAAAGACGGCAGGGGGCTCTTCAACAGCGCAGGGTTTCTCCACGATGGCTCTGTAAAATTCGTACAGCACAAGACGCTCCTGCCTCAGTACGACGTCTTCGACGAGGGCCGCCACTTCGAGCCCGCGAAGGAGCACGAGGTCTACGAGTTCAAGGGCAGGCGCATCGGAATCACGCTGTGCGAGGATCTCTGGAGTAAGCACAGCTTCCGCGGCCGCAGGCTCTATCGAGTCGATCCGGCGCATCTGCTCAAAGAGGCGGGGGCTGAGCTGATATTCAACATCTCCGCATCGCCTTTCACCGTAGGAAAACAGCGGATACGCTATGACCTCTTTTCCGCAGAGGCCAAGTCCGTTGGCCTGCCTGTCTTCTACTGCAACATGGTCGGCGGCAACGACGAGCTGGTGTTCGACGGGAGAAGTTTTGTGCTCGATGCAGAGGGACGTACGGTCTGCGAGGCCCAGGCCTTTGAGGAGGATTTCATCGTCGTGGACAGCGACGCCATGGGAAAACCCAGCGACATCGTCGATCTGCCCGAGGAAGAGGAAATATGGCGTGCGCTGGTCCTGGGGCTTTCGGATTACATGAAGAAATGCGGCTTTGCCCGCGCCGTCGTGGGCCTTTCCGGAGGCATAGATTCGGCAGTTGTCGCCGCGATCGCGTGCGATGCGGTGGGGCCGGACAAGGTCCTCGGCGTGATGCTGCCCTCGCCCTACACCGAGGAACGCAGCCTGCGTGATGCGGAGAGGCTGGCGCGCAATCTCGGGATCTCCACGTGGCATGTGCCGATAAACGAGATCTACGAGACATACCGCCGGGCGCTGGGATATTCGTCGAAGGACGCGGGCGAGGTTTCGCTCGCAGAGGAGAACATTCAGTCGAGGATCAGGGGCAACATCCTCATGGCGATCTCCAACCGCGAAGGCTCGATAGTGCTTTCGACCGGAAACAAGTCGGAGCTCTCCGTCGGCTACTGCACGCTGTACGGCGACATGGCGGGCGGTTTTGCGCTGATATCGGACATCCCCAAGAAGATTGTCTATCGGCTTGCTCAATACGCGAACAGGGGGGGGGAGAGGATCCCAAAGGCCATCATCTTGCGCCCTCCATCTGCGGAGCTGAAGCCCAACCAGGCCGATACGGACAGCCTTCCTCCGTACGACGTGCTCGATCCGATAATGCGCCATTATATTGAGGATCGCATGAGCGCGGAGGAGATTGTGGCAAGGGGGTTCGACAAGGACACGGCCCTGCGCATAATCAGGATGATAGACGCCAACGAGTACAAGCGCAGACAGGCTCCGCCGGGCATCAAGATCACTATGAAGGCGTTCGGCATGGGCCGCCGCTTCCCGATAGCCAGAAAGAGTTAAAACCAAAGCATGGCAGGGACCCTCTACATAGTCGCCACCCCGATAGGCAACCTCGAGGACATCACCGCAAGGGCGATGAGGATCCTTCGGGAAGTCGATCTCATCGCCTGCGAGGACACCAGACATACCAAAAAACTTCTTTCGAAGTTCGACATCCACACGCCGCTCACCAGTTTTTTCAAGGGGAACGAGGGCGAGAAGGTCCTTTCTATAATCGCGGCGCTCACGGCCGGCCGAAACGTCGCACTGGTCTCGGATGCAGGCACCCCATGCGTCTCGGATCCGGGTTTTCCGCTGCTGGCCCGGGCGGCGGAGGAGGGGATATTGATCGTGCCGGTGCCCGGCCCCTCGGCCCTGGCTGCCGCGATATCCGCGGCAGGTCTTCCCACGGACAGGTTCACGTTCGCGGGGTTTCTGCCGGACAAGCCGGGCAAGAGGATGCGCTCGCTGGAGGAGCT
This sequence is a window from bacterium. Protein-coding genes within it:
- a CDS encoding long-chain fatty acid--CoA ligase, which produces MNEKRHMTAISAFFDRADYMGGKVCALVKSSGRYKGVSWSEMKSRVLAVAAGLSGLGIEKGDRVAIMVTTRIEWTIADLAIMALGAISVPVYCALPPDRIAHILADSRPKAAIVEDDAVVELFEKARAVGKIAEEMLIIGLRDGTGSHSIEALEKAAGGASMDAAEFEQRGLGPDDPATYVYTSGTTGRLKGVVITHGMIMAEVTSAGLAFRFTPRHVGLLALPLAHVLGRMIQFYHMVHGPVLAYAESLEMLAQNYLEARPHFVCGVPRMLEKIQERVMEHLDRSGPLARRAAAWALKVGGDFIDIKKQSRVISASLRIKYALADTLVFRRLRARLGGRLFCFVSGGAKLSEETTRFFHAAGIKVLEGYGLTETFAAVTVNVQDDYKFGTVGKPLADVSLKLAQDGEILLKGPMVFREYLNLPAETLAAFDSEGYFRTGDLGEYSRDGFLRLTGRKKEMIVTAGGKNVAPQMIEEVLASSPLVKNAMVVGDGRKFIVALIAINEEEVGKRLGRAPGERQGLAWDPMTRALIDEHIKGCNRKLARYETIKRFAITDQVFSVSGGELTPTLKVRRDFVADKYRDALEELYRD
- a CDS encoding DUF4870 domain-containing protein, with protein sequence MNSAGQTPQAPQTPPQGQGTGLAPNIASLLCYICSPITGIIFLLIEKENNDVKFHAWQSLVFGLVYIALIIALEILAAILGMIASVLGIIVGFFIPIVMLAAFIVWIVCLVKSYQGERWRIPVLGDFAAKKAGV
- a CDS encoding DUF2752 domain-containing protein codes for the protein MHLTARSNWGWGVIVGVPALFVVAYLWPMIPAFLRPGLCAVKRFSGFPCPGCGLRSSLSLLAHGELRGSIDAHPLGVLIALWLLYVAARAILSLVMGRPLPALLSQGQRDLLLYVFVAALVLQWLAGLAISWIGT
- a CDS encoding NAD+ synthase, yielding MKIAIAQINTTVGDFAGNSAKIITGIRQGERAGVDVVLFPELAISGYPPRDMLEKPSFIEGNLRAIEAVAKETRGTAALVGFASRNESKDGRGLFNSAGFLHDGSVKFVQHKTLLPQYDVFDEGRHFEPAKEHEVYEFKGRRIGITLCEDLWSKHSFRGRRLYRVDPAHLLKEAGAELIFNISASPFTVGKQRIRYDLFSAEAKSVGLPVFYCNMVGGNDELVFDGRSFVLDAEGRTVCEAQAFEEDFIVVDSDAMGKPSDIVDLPEEEEIWRALVLGLSDYMKKCGFARAVVGLSGGIDSAVVAAIACDAVGPDKVLGVMLPSPYTEERSLRDAERLARNLGISTWHVPINEIYETYRRALGYSSKDAGEVSLAEENIQSRIRGNILMAISNREGSIVLSTGNKSELSVGYCTLYGDMAGGFALISDIPKKIVYRLAQYANRGGERIPKAIILRPPSAELKPNQADTDSLPPYDVLDPIMRHYIEDRMSAEEIVARGFDKDTALRIIRMIDANEYKRRQAPPGIKITMKAFGMGRRFPIARKS
- the rsmI gene encoding 16S rRNA (cytidine(1402)-2'-O)-methyltransferase; this encodes MAGTLYIVATPIGNLEDITARAMRILREVDLIACEDTRHTKKLLSKFDIHTPLTSFFKGNEGEKVLSIIAALTAGRNVALVSDAGTPCVSDPGFPLLARAAEEGILIVPVPGPSALAAAISAAGLPTDRFTFAGFLPDKPGKRMRSLEELAALDHTVVLYVSPWKAIAVLKDCLAAFGDRRACLCREITKIHEEFIRGTLQEILDAAEERKLKGEMTLVIAGKSYSR